The following proteins are co-located in the Spinactinospora alkalitolerans genome:
- a CDS encoding carboxymuconolactone decarboxylase family protein encodes MTYLRSLPHDAALPHVLRAFPDTSAPLLDYHQALLRGPSPFSVAQRELIAAYVSGLNACTYCHGVHTATAHAFGVEEGLLSELLADIDTAEVEAPMRPVLHYARKLTLTPSRITPTDAEDVYAAGWDEHALHDAVSVCALFNFMNRLVEGLGVTAGDSYFTAAATRLSGESGYAGVASATATNHGTAADTAPE; translated from the coding sequence ATGACATATCTGCGATCGCTTCCCCACGACGCCGCACTGCCACACGTGCTGCGGGCGTTCCCCGACACCTCAGCGCCGCTGCTGGACTACCATCAGGCGCTGCTGCGCGGCCCCTCACCCTTCAGTGTGGCCCAGCGGGAATTGATCGCCGCCTACGTCTCCGGCCTCAACGCCTGTACTTACTGCCACGGGGTGCATACCGCCACCGCTCATGCCTTCGGCGTCGAAGAGGGCCTGCTTTCGGAGCTGCTGGCCGACATCGACACCGCTGAGGTGGAGGCGCCCATGCGGCCGGTACTGCACTACGCCCGGAAGCTCACCTTGACGCCGAGCCGCATCACCCCCACCGACGCCGAGGACGTCTACGCCGCCGGATGGGACGAGCACGCCCTCCACGATGCCGTATCGGTGTGCGCGCTGTTCAACTTCATGAACCGGCTGGTCGAGGGGCTCGGGGTCACCGCAGGCGACTCCTACTTCACCGCGGCCGCCACCCGGCTGAGCGGCGAGTCCGGCTACGCCGGCGTGGCATCCGCCACGGCCACGAACCACGGTACAGCCGCTGATACGGCACCAGAGTGA
- a CDS encoding IS3 family transposase, whose product MRTSSCARSARSCARPRLSSSGRPVGDVPTDRRRKDAPLRLPDVPAAGCVAAGLLQAPPPNPGRPHGQGAIRHRPGGRIQAHHKRSRGTYGAPRLQADLAELDGLRVGRSRIGRLMRAHGLAGVHRRTGRKSLIRADSMATAPPDLVGRDFTADAPNVT is encoded by the coding sequence GTGAGAACAAGCAGTTGCGCGAGGAGCGCGAGATCCTGCGCAAGGCCGCGGCTTTCTTCGTCCGGGAGACCAGTCGGTGATGTTCCGACTGATCGACGAAGAAAAGACGCGCCACTCCGTCTCCCTGATGTCCCGGCTGCTGGGTGTGTCGCGGCAGGGCTATTACAAGCACCACCACCGAACCCAGGACGGCCCCACGGCCAAGGAGCGATCCGACACCGACCTGGCGGGCGCATCCAGGCCCACCACAAACGCTCCCGCGGCACCTACGGGGCTCCCCGCCTCCAGGCCGACCTGGCCGAGCTCGACGGGCTGCGGGTGGGACGCAGCCGGATCGGCCGGCTGATGCGCGCCCATGGCCTGGCCGGGGTGCACCGCCGCACCGGACGCAAAAGCCTCATCCGCGCCGACTCGATGGCCACAGCTCCGCCGGACCTGGTCGGCCGCGACTTCACCGCTGATGCCCCCAACGTCACATAG
- a CDS encoding DDE-type integrase/transposase/recombinase, which produces MFSRRIVGWAMAGHMRTALVCDALAMAVAARRPSPGLVHHSGKGSQSGRNRSSRHWLPGPMVDVRSGLRQVSSNRGLCGVCC; this is translated from the coding sequence GTGTTCTCGCGCCGGATCGTGGGCTGGGCGATGGCCGGGCACATGCGCACCGCACTGGTGTGTGACGCGTTGGCCATGGCGGTGGCCGCTCGCCGCCCCTCCCCGGGGCTGGTCCACCACTCTGGCAAGGGGTCGCAGTCCGGACGCAACCGGTCGTCGCGACACTGGCTTCCTGGACCGATGGTAGATGTTCGTTCAGGGCTTCGGCAGGTGTCTTCCAACCGAGGGCTTTGCGGGGTCTGTTGTTGA